The genomic stretch CCCGCTTGCTAGCCTGGGCGTACCCATGCGCCTCACTCTCGTTGGCCTCTTGCTCTTCGCGTCGACTGCCCTGGGGCAGACCGTGACGTTTTCAGCCACGGGCGACATCATCCAGAACGACCAGATTGTCGTCTCCCAGGCGAACTGCGGCTTGGACCGCACGGTCAACTGGACGCGTGTCGCCGGCAATTGCGACGTGCTCCACCTCTGGCTCTCGAACGAATCGAGTTGCACGGGGGCGCCAGGGGCGGGCGACCTGTCGCTCGAAGAGATCGCGGTAACGGATACTCGGCTGACGGGGACGGTGACCTTCAACGCATCCGAGGCATTGGCGGCGGACGGCGCTACTTGCGACTCGCAGACGGCAACCAAGACGTTCCGCCTCTGTGCCACCACCAAGCGACTGGGAAACCTCGGCGGTTGCGACGAATCGTTCGTTTCGATTGGGACGCCCTCCATCAGCTTCATCTATGACCCGGAGCCTCCCGCGGTGCCGGAGGCTCCGAGCGTCACGGGGCTGGATGCCGCGCTGAGTGTCTCCGTCAAGGTGCCGAGCGATGCGGTGTTCATGGAGGTGCAGGTTCTTCAGTTAGTCCCGGGCGGGGACGGTGGTGTGGGCGCGGGTGAAGTGATTACGACGAAGCGTCAGGTTTCGTCGAACACGGTCTTCCGCATGGCTGACGGGATCGAGAACGGCATCGAGTATGCCGTCCAGGCGATTGCCATCGACAGGGCGGGTAACCAAAGCGAACCTTCGCCCACGGCGACAGGGACGCCCGTTGCGAGCAGCGGATTCTATCAGGGGTACCTTGATGCTGGCGGCGCCGAGACGGGTGGCTGCGCTGCGGCGGGTGGTGGCATCACGGGATGCGCGGTGCTGGCGTCCCTCGGAATCTGGCTGTCGTCGAGGAGGAAGCGGTCATGAGTCGGGCATCGGCCCTGGGAGTCGTGGCGCTGCTCGCCACACTGCCCGCCTGGGGACAGGAAGCGGTAGTGATGGAGGAGGAAGTCTCGCTGCGTTCGCCGCGCACGGGCGGCATCCAGTTTCGCATGGGGGGCTACAAGCCCCTCATTGACGAAGAGCCTGGGCTCACTGGCACGCCATACGAGGACTACTTTGGTGGCGAGTCGCTGCTGACGTTCGAGGTGGAACTCCAGCGGTACTTCTACCAAGGCGTGGGTACGGCGGGAGTGGGCTTCTCCGCAGGCTACGGCGAGAAGTACGGCTCGGCAAAGCTGGCCTCGGGAGTGGCCGCGGCGGAGCGCACGGCGCTGCGCCTGATTCCCCTGAGCTTCAACGCCTTCTACAAGTTCGACTACGCCGCATTCGAATGGGGCATCCCGCTGGTGCCCTACGGCAAGCTGGGGCTTATCTATACGCCCTGGTGGATTACCAAGGGCACGGGGACCGAAACCGCGGGCGGGAATCGGGGCTCGGGCGGACGCTGGGGCTGGGGCGCGACGGGTGGCGTGGCCTTCATGCTGGACGTGCTGGAGCCGCGCTTCGCGCGCGACTTCGACTCCGACCTGGGCGTCAACCACAGCTACATCTTCGCCGAGTACACCTATGCGGATGTGGACAACTTCGGCGGTCCGGGGCTGAACCTGTCGAACCGGCGCTGGATGTTCGGACTGGCGCTGGACTACTAAGCGGCTCATGCCGCTCATTCCGCGCCGCCCTGGGTCCCTTGTCGCGCTCCTCCTGATGACGGTCGCCGTGGGCCCCTGGGCCTCCGGCTGCCGTCGCGCGGTGCGGCCGGACCTGGGGCAGGACCGGACGGTGGAAGCGGGCGTGCCGGTCGACCTCGGCTCGCAGCGCGAGGACGCCACCGCCGTCACCTGGGAGTTCGGTGATGGCAGCGACGCCCAGACGGCGCCGTGGGTGTCCCACGCCTTCTCCCGAGCAGGCGCATATACCGTGCGCGCCCTGCACGAGGGAGAAGAGGTCGGCCGCGTCCAGTTGACGGTGGTGCCTCGGCCCGTGCTTCGCGCGGTGCCCTCCAGCGCACGCACCGTCATGTGGCTGCCCGAGCTGCGGGGCCATGTGGACCCGTTGATGGACTTCTACGCGCGGCTCGTGGGGCCGGAGAACGCGCGGCGGGCCGTGGAGTCATCCCCGCTGCTGCCGCTGCTCTTCGCGGACCTGGAGAACGGCACCGGGTCGGTGGTGGACCCCGACGAGGGCTTCGGCTTCTTCCTTCTCCCGGAGTTCGACGGCGTCGTGACGCTGCTGGGCATCACGGAGCCGGAGGCGGCACTGAACGCCGTCGCCGGCGAACTGGAGCGGGCGGGGCACGGCGTGATGCCGCAGCCGGACGGCTCCGTCACCGTGGAGCCCGCGCCGGGTGGGCCTCCGATGTTGCTCTTCGAGGACCGGGGCTACCTCTATCTCGCCGTGCCGGAGGGGTTGGAAGAACCCGACGAAAGCGAGCCTCAGCAGGCGCAGGTGTTGGCCATCCCCGACGCGGAGGTGGCGCGCCAGGCGGTGCGAAGCCTCACGGGGCCAGGCATCTCCGAGGATGTGCTGCTGACCGAGTTGCGAGGGAAGGTGGCGAACGGCAGCGTGTACCTCTTCTCCGGGCAGCATCCCGGCGTGGCGCCTGATGAAGACGACGCTCACCCGATTCGGGGCTTCGCCGCGTCGCTCGCGGTGAAGCCGGAGCAGTTGGACCTGGATGGCTTCCTGTCCTCCTCGACACCGCTGTTCCAGGGAGCCCTCGCGCCCGCGTCGGCGTTGCTGAAGGACGCGGAGCTGGGGCCCATCGCCGCGGCGCAGATCTCCGTGCCGCCCGAGGAGCTGGCTCGGCTGGCGTTCGGTGCGCCGGGCTCCGAACGTCGTGAGCGCATGGTGGCGTCCTGGCGTCGTGAAGGACTGGACGTGGAGGCGTTGCTCAAGGCGCTGCGCGGCGACGTGGTGCTGCGCGCGTACTTCGACATCCCGGCCTTCTTCCGCAACTTCATCCGGAACAAGCGGCCCGACATCAAGGGCTCCATCGTGGTCGAAGCGGGGCTGACGGCGTCGGAGCCAGTGCGG from Myxococcus xanthus encodes the following:
- a CDS encoding MXAN_2562 family outer membrane beta-barrel protein, which encodes MSRASALGVVALLATLPAWGQEAVVMEEEVSLRSPRTGGIQFRMGGYKPLIDEEPGLTGTPYEDYFGGESLLTFEVELQRYFYQGVGTAGVGFSAGYGEKYGSAKLASGVAAAERTALRLIPLSFNAFYKFDYAAFEWGIPLVPYGKLGLIYTPWWITKGTGTETAGGNRGSGGRWGWGATGGVAFMLDVLEPRFARDFDSDLGVNHSYIFAEYTYADVDNFGGPGLNLSNRRWMFGLALDY
- a CDS encoding MXAN_2561 family MXYO-CTERM-anchored protein — translated: MRLTLVGLLLFASTALGQTVTFSATGDIIQNDQIVVSQANCGLDRTVNWTRVAGNCDVLHLWLSNESSCTGAPGAGDLSLEEIAVTDTRLTGTVTFNASEALAADGATCDSQTATKTFRLCATTKRLGNLGGCDESFVSIGTPSISFIYDPEPPAVPEAPSVTGLDAALSVSVKVPSDAVFMEVQVLQLVPGGDGGVGAGEVITTKRQVSSNTVFRMADGIENGIEYAVQAIAIDRAGNQSEPSPTATGTPVASSGFYQGYLDAGGAETGGCAAAGGGITGCAVLASLGIWLSSRRKRS
- a CDS encoding PKD domain-containing protein, whose product is MPLIPRRPGSLVALLLMTVAVGPWASGCRRAVRPDLGQDRTVEAGVPVDLGSQREDATAVTWEFGDGSDAQTAPWVSHAFSRAGAYTVRALHEGEEVGRVQLTVVPRPVLRAVPSSARTVMWLPELRGHVDPLMDFYARLVGPENARRAVESSPLLPLLFADLENGTGSVVDPDEGFGFFLLPEFDGVVTLLGITEPEAALNAVAGELERAGHGVMPQPDGSVTVEPAPGGPPMLLFEDRGYLYLAVPEGLEEPDESEPQQAQVLAIPDAEVARQAVRSLTGPGISEDVLLTELRGKVANGSVYLFSGQHPGVAPDEDDAHPIRGFAASLAVKPEQLDLDGFLSSSTPLFQGALAPASALLKDAELGPIAAAQISVPPEELARLAFGAPGSERRERMVASWRREGLDVEALLKALRGDVVLRAYFDIPAFFRNFIRNKRPDIKGSIVVEAGLTASEPVRALVQKQLEDSVLRYTTQQEANGTLFRTRIREQPVELRIMPERASLQAGELLQGRPRGDVGAELRERFGGEAFSSGHVSVMVDLGRLRADLRAAEKVPGVPSMLLGATKALSGALLDRITPLDSGFLDFSPVEGGGRLKGRLSLRAAQEASR